In Ruegeria sp. YS9, the genomic window ACAACCACCTGTTTATTCTGAATCGTCGCTACGGCAAGGCCGCGTTCATTGGTGCCGTTCGGGCGGAGGCGGAAGATACCGCCAACGCCCTGGAAACCGGCATTCTGAGTTAAGGCTGCACCGGTCAGGGCATTGGACTTGCCCTGACTGACCAAGGCACCGATCGCCGCTATGCCGTCATAGGCCAGACCGCTGATCGGGTGAGGCGCTTCGCCATAGGTCGCGTTGTACCGTTGACGATAGGCTTGTGCCTTGGATGGGTCGGGCAGGGCAAACCACCCCCCCTGCACGCCCGGCAGTTCCAGCGTCTGCGGGGGGATATCCCAACGGGTCAGGCCGATGAATTGTGTCGTCGCGGGTGAAACGCCGGCCTCAGGCAGCAATTGCGAGAAAAGCGGCAAGGCACCCGCAGTCGTGGCCGTCATGAAAATCGAGTCCGCCCCTGTCGAATCGACGGTGGCCTTGATGGTGGGAACCGAGTTGATGACACCCTGTTGCGACCGGTCATATCCGACGGTTCCGGCATTGTTGACGCGGCTGTTTGCCAGAGCATTGGCGATGGCAGATTGTCCCACTTGCCCCGCAGCATCATTGCTGTGCACGATAACCATGTTTGCTTTGCCTTGCCGACCTGCGAAACTGACCAGCCGGTTGGCGGTGTTTTCAAAGGTCGGCCCAAGCACGAATACGTTGCCACCCGCAATGCTGGTGTTGTTCGAGAACGAAAGAACATTGACGTTTTTGTTCAGCACCGCCAGTCCGGCAGCGTTTGCCGCCTGGGCGTAGACAGGGCCGACGATGATCTTGGCCCCTTCGGCAACGGCCTGCTGGGCCACCGCCGTCGCCGTGGTCGGGTTTCCTGCGGTATCGTAAACACGCAGGTCGATTTTGACGTTGGGCAGATCGGACATCGCCATACGGGCCGCATTCTCAAGGCTCTGCGCCAGCGCGGCGTCGCCCGAGCGGGGAACCAGCAAAGCAACCGGAACAGGGTTCGACGTGTCAATCGAAGGGCCACCCCCAACGCCGCCGGGTTCACAAGCGGCCAGAAATGCTGCTGTCGTCAGGGCAATGGCGGCTTTCGCCAGCTTGCTTACGGGCTTGCAAACGGTAAACATCTAAATGAAAACTCCCTGATCCGGCGGCTGTGATTGCTTCTGTTCTGTTGCGCCGCGATAATAAACGTCACGCTGTGAGGGTCCAGCTTTGAATTTCCAAAAGATCAGATTGGCTGCGGGCCTGTATTTTGTTGCCACTCCGATCGGAGCCGCGCGCGATATTACGCTCAGGGCGCTGGATGTTCTGGCATCGGCCGATGTGATAGCGGCGGAGGACACCCGGAGCCTGCGGCGGTTGATGGAAATCCATGGCATCCCGCTGGAGGGTCGGCATATCCAGGCCTACCATGATCACAGCGGCGCCGGGGCGCGTGGCAGACTTATGGATGCCCTGGCACAGGGGCAATCGGTCGCCTATGCATCCGAGGCGGGTATGCCTCTGATCGCTGATCCGGGATATGATCTGGGCAAGCAGGCGGCCGAAGCCGGGCATATGGTGACCTGTGCGCCCGGGGCATCCGCCGCCATAACAGCGCTGACCCTGGCGGGTCTGCCTACGGATTCATTCTTTTTCGCAGGTTTCTTGCCCAATGCATCGGGCGCACGCCGGACCCGGATTGAGGCGTTGAAAAACATACCAGGCACCTTGGTGTTCTATGAATCCCCGAAACGCGTCTCGGCCAGTCTTGCAGATCTTGCCGAATGCCTGGGGGCAGACCGTCAGGCGGCTTTGTGTCGTGAACTGACGAAAAAGTTCGAAGAAATCCGCCGTGGAAGCCTTGCCGATCTGGCAACTGATATTCAGGAAAAACCGGTGAAGGGCGAGATTGTTCTGCTGGTAGACCGCAGCCATTCGCAAAGTGTTAACGAAGCCGACGTAGAAGAGGCTTTGAAGCGAGCTTTGGAAACCCACTCGGTTCGGGACGCAGCGGATCTTGTTTCAGAAATGTATGATCTGCCGCGCCGTCCGATCTACCAGAAAGCTCTGAAACTGGGAAAGGGATGACATGGGGCGGCGTGCAATTCAGGGCTTGGTTTCCCATCAGGCGGGGCAGTCGGCCGAACTCCGGGTCGCCACGGACTACGAGCGCCGGGGCTTTGCAATTGCGCATCGCCGGTGGCGGGGCGCCGGTGGCGAAATCGATCTGATTGCGCGGGACGGTGACGGGCTTGTGTTCATCGAGGTCAAGAAAAGCTCCAGTTTCGAAAAGGCTGCGGCCCGGATCAGTCAAAGACAAATTGACCGAATCTGTGCCTCGGCCGCGCAATATCTGGAAAACGAACCGGGTGGACAGCTGACAGATGTCCGTTTTGACGCGGCACTGGTCGATGGCACTGGCGCGGTTCAAATCATCGAAAACGCCTTCGGTCACGCCTAAGCCCCATTGAACCCTCAGGCCTGCTGGGCCATGTATCTTGCGTGAAACTGAGGGACACGCCATGAAAATCGCCTTTCAAATGGACCCGATCGGGGCCGTGGACATCAACGCCGACAGCTCATTCCGTCTGGCGGAAGAGGCGCAGGCGCGCGGTCATTCGTTGTTTTTCTATGGGCCGGATCAGCTGGCCTATCAGGAAGGTCGTATCACGGCCCGCGGCCATGACATGACCGTACAGCGGGTTGCCGGCGATCCGGCGGTTCTGAGCCCCGAACGTGAAGTTGACCTGGCGGATTTCGACGTGGTCTGGCTGCGTCAGGATCCACCCTTTGACATGCATTACATCACGTCGACCCATCTGCTGGACCGCCTGAAAGGGCAAACGCTGGTGGTCAACGACCCGTTCTGGGTTCGGAACTATCCTGAAAAGCTGCTGGTTCTGGATTTTCCCGACCTGACCCCGCCGACAACGATTGCCCGTGACATAAAAACCATCAAGGCGTTCAAGGAAAAGCACGGCGACATCATCCTCAAGCCGCTTTATGGCAATGGCGGCGCGGGCGTGTTCCGACTGGATGCCAATGACCGCAACCTGACCTCTCTGCACGAGCTGTTCACGGGGTTCTCGCGCGAGCCTCTGATCGTGCAGAAATTCCTGCCGGATGTCAGCAATGGCGACAAGCGGGTGATCCTGGTGGATGGCGAACCTGTCGGCGCGATCAACCGGGTGCCGGCCGCGGGCGAAACGCGCTCAAACATGCATGTGGGCGGTCGCCCGGAAAAGATCGGTATGTCACAGCGTGATCTGGAGATCTGCGCCGCCATCGGGCCGCTGCTGAAAGAAAAAGGTCAGATTTTTGTCGGGATCGACATCATTGGCGACTACCTGACCGAGATCAACGTGACCTCGCCCACCGGTATTCAAGAGCTGGAACGGTTCGACGGCGTGAACATCGCCGAGAAGATCTGGCAGGCGATTGAAGCCAAGGTCTAAGCCATGACCCGGGCGCTGATGCGAAAGCTCAGCGCCTCTGCCACATGTGGTCTGCGGATGTCGGCTGAACCGTCCAGGTCGGCGATCGTCCGCGCCACCCTCAGGATGCGGTGAAAGGCACGTGCCGATAACCCGAACTGATCGGCTGCTTTCAGCAACACCGCTTTTCCTTCGGCGTCAGGTGTTGCGATCTGTTCCAGAACCTTGCCTTCGGCGTCGGAATTCTGGCGCAGGTTTGGCATTCCCCGAAACCGCTCTGCCTGAAGGGCGCGGGCGTTTTCAACCCGCGCGGCAACTGTCGCCGAGCTGTCGCCGGATGGGGGCAGATCAAGATCGGTGAAACCCACGGGCGGAACCTCGATCCGCAGGTCGAACCTGTCCATCAGGGGCCCCGAGATACGGTTCAGATAGTCCTCGCCGCAGCCGGGTGCGCGAGAGCAAGCTCGTGAGGGATCCGTCAGGTAGCCGCATTTGCATGGGTTCGCAGCGGCCACCAGCATGAAACGGCAGGGGTATTTCACATGGGCATTGGCCCGCGCCACCATGACTTCTCCGGATTCGATTGGCTGGCGCAGGGTTTCCAGAACCGTACGCGGAAATTCGGGGAACTCATCCATGAACAGCACGCCGTTATGCGCCAGTGAGATTTCACCGGGCTTGGCGCCTTTGCCGCCGCCGACAATGGCTGCCATCGACGCCGTATGATGCGGTTCCCGAAAAGGACGGGTGCGGTTGATGCCGCCTTCGTCCAGCAACCCGCACAGGGACTGGATCATCGAAGTTTCCAACGCTTCGACCGCCGTGAGCGGAGGCAAGATGCCCGGAAGCCGTGCAGCCAGCATGGATTTGCCCGATCCCGGCGTACCGATCATGATCAGATGGTGACGTCCGGCTGCCGCGATTTCCAGGGCGCGCTTGGCGCGTTCCTGTCCCTTTACATCGCGCAGATCCCGCATGCTGGGCGTCAGATTCACCTCGCCGGGTTGTGCCGCCGGCAAAGGGGACTGTCCCGAGAAATGGCGGACAACATCACCAAGGGAATCCGCGCCGATAACCTGAGTGGCATCGACCCATGCCGCTTCGGCGCTGGAGGCTTTGGGACATAGCAACATGCGATCCTCGGACGCTGCCGTCATGGCCGCGGGCAGGGCGCCGACAACAGGCACCAAAGAGCCATCAAGCGACAACTCTCCCAGTGCAACCGTTCCTTCGGCGGCATCGGCCGGGATGATTTCGAGCGCAGACAACAGCGCGACTGCGATGGGCAGGTCGAAATGGCTGCCTTCCTTGGGCAGATCCGCAGGAGACAGGTTGATCGTAATTCGTTTCGAGGGCAGGGCGATGGCCATCGCACTCAGCGCGCTGCGGACACGGTCGCGGGCTTCGGATACGGCCTTGTCGGGAAGGCCAACGATGGAGAAGGCCGGCAAGCCGGGCGATACGGCACATTGCACCTCGACCGGGCGGGCTTCGACCCCTTGAAAGGCAACAGTGTGGGCGCGGGCAACCATGGCAGTCCTGTTCTTGGTTAACAGGACGTTGCTGCCATGGTTGTGGTTTAAGAGTCGTTAACGGTTGCCCGCAAGGCAGCGAATTTGGGCCACGCGTCGGGATCTGCAACGGTTTTGTCGCGGCAGAACGGATTGCAGAAGCCCCAGCATTTGCCGTCCAACTCCAAAAACTCCACGACGGGTTTGCCGGAATAGGGGCAAACTTGGTTGATTGACGGGCCGGAGACCGGCTTGGCGGTTGAAACCCCTCCGATCGGCCAGGGCTTGGACGGCAAGTCCTGACGATAGGGAAAAGGGTCGTATCTGACGGTCAGGCCCATTGCGCGCCATTGTCTGACGGCGGGGTCTGACAACAGGTCCAGGCAATAGGTTCGGTTGGCCCTTGAAACTGGCAGTCCATATCCGATGATCCGCGCTGCGACAGGTGTGTAAAACACGTCCGCCAGCGAATACGTGCCAAACAACGGGCCTTGTTGCGCACCGGACACTGCGCGCGCATGGTCCCAGAGTGTTTCGATACGCGCCAGATCTGCCAGTGTTTCATCCGATGGGTCGAAACTCTGCCAGACATGCAGCAATTGCATCGGGCATTCGCCTCGTAGGGCACCGAACCCTGCCACCATCTCGGCGCACAGCCAGCGGGCGGTTGCCCGGGCGGCGGGATCTGATGGCCACAACCCGGCATCAGGGTGGCGCTCGGCCAGGGTTTCAGCCATGGCCAGGCTTTCGCCGACCACAGTTCCATCCGGCAGGCGCAGGGCGGGCACAAGTCGCGCTGGGGCCAGGGGAGCCATATCCTGTGTCATGGTGCCCGAATACAGGCCAATCATGTGGCTTCTATGGGGCAGGTTGAATTTCTCAAGCATCAGCCAGCCACGCATTGACCAGCTGGAGAAGAGGCGATCGCCGATATACAAATCATACGTCATACGCAGACGATGCCGCAGGTTCACAGCCCGGTAAAACAGTGATTTGTGCGGGGTCTGTTCACGGAAGGTGATTGATTGTACCGACGGACCACCTGCCTGCGTCGATCAGGATATCCGTCACCGACAGGTTGTCGACTCGGTGTGAAAAAGTCTGTTGTCCATCCAGATCAAGGGCGCGCTGTACCTGGGTGAGGATAACGCCGAAATGCGCAACGATGACCAGATCGCGGCCTGAATGTGCTGAAACAAGCGTGTCGATCGCTGCGTCGACCCGATTGCGGACCTCGTTCCAGCTTTCACCTTGCGGCGGGCGGACATCGCCAGGGTTGTCCCAATAGGCAAAGGCCAGTTCCGGGTCTTCGGCTTCGATTTCGGCAAATCCGCGCAACTCCCAGCGACCAAAATGGATTTCCCGCAAGCCCGGGTGATGAGGAAGACGTTGACGTTGGCCTTGGATGGCCGTTGCCGTGTCAACTGCCCGTGACAGATCGGACGAGATCACAAGCGCCTCGGGCGGCAAATGGTCGTGCAGTCGGTTCAGTGCGGCTGTATCGCTCAGGTCAGCGGGCAGGTCGGACCAGCCGACCATGGTTTTCGCATGTGTCGGCCCGTGTCGGACAAGGTGAAGACGCGTCACGGCAATTGTCCTTTCAGAACCAAAGGCAACCCGGCGGTGATCTGCACCACCAGATCGGCCTGCGCTGCAAGCGCGATGTTCAGCCGCCCCTGGGCTTCGCGAAACCGCCGGGCCAGGGCGTTGTCCGGGACAATGCCGTAGCCAACTTCGTTCGAGACCATCACGATTTGCGCCGGGCATGCGCGCAATGCTTCAAGCAGGGCGGTTTGTGCGGCTTCCAGATCGGTTTCGGCCAACAGGTGGTTGCTCAGCCACATGGTGGCGCAGTCAATCAGGCAAATCTGATCGGGCGACAACGTGGCCAGAACCGGCCCCGGATCGAAGGGCTCTTCAATCGTGGTCCAACCGTCGCCGCGTTGCGCGAGATGGCGCTCGACCTTCTGGCGCATCTCGTCATCAAAAACTTGTGATGTCGCAAGGTAAACTTGGCTTTTCCCCCGAGAAACAACCAGTTCTTCGGCGAAAACCGACTTGCCCGACGCGGCCCCGCCCAGAACCAAGGTTAAATCCGGCGACACAATACTTACCTATAGTTGATCCGATTGGTGCTGTTTTGCGTAAAGGTCATAGGTCGGCAAGGCAAGTCTGACCAGTACCTGCAAACAGGGAGAGGTTTATGGCACTGGATAATGCGACGGACTTTTCGATGTCCCGGCAAGCAATGAAGGCCGAGTTGCTGGATGCGGAAACTGAACTGAAACTGGCTTATGCCTGGCGTGATGAGCGTGATGAAAAGGCGTTGCACCGTCTGATCACCGCCTACATGCGTCTGGCGATTTCGATGGCGGCCAAGTTTAAGCGCTATGGCGCGCCGATGAATGATCTCATTCAGGAAGCGGGCCTTGGCCTTATGAAGGCCGCGGACAAGTTCGATCCGGATCGCGGCGTGCGTTTTTCGACCTATGCCGTTTGGTGGATCAAGGCAAGCATTCAGGATTACGTGATGCGGAACTGGTCGATGGTTCGGACCGGGTCAACCTCATCTCAGAAATCGCTGTTCTTCAACATGCGCCGTGTTCAGGCCCGGCTGGAACGGGAAGCCGCCACCGAAGGTCAGGAACTGGACCGTCATCAGTTGCATCAGATGATCGCCACGGAAATCGGCGTGCCGCTGCGCGACGTCGAGATGATGGAAGGCCGCCTGTCCGGCTCTGATTTTTCGCTGAATGCGGTTCAGTCCGCTGATGAGGATGGGCGCGAGTGGATCGATGCCCTGGAAGATGACCGCGAACAGGCAGCCGAGGCCGTTGAGCACAGCCACGATACCGAACAATTGCGCAAGTGGTTGTTGACGGCGATGAGTGCCTTGAATGATCGCGAGCGTTTCATTGTGCGCGAGCGCAAGCTGCGAGACCCCGCTCGAACCTTGGAAAGCCTTGGAACAGAGCTGGGCCTGTCCAAAGAACGTGTGCGACAGCTTGAGGCCGCAGCCTTTGCGAAGATGCGCAAGAACCTTGAAGCCCAGTCGCGCGAGGTGCAACACTTCCTCGCATGAAACAGTTTGCGATTCTTGCGTGTGTTCTTGGTCTTACGGTTGCGACAACGCGACCGGGGCTGGCAGAAAGACTTGTTCCTGCTGATGCTATGTCCGTGATGCGGGACGCTGACGTCGTGATATTGGGAGAAGTTCACGATAACCCGACGCATCATCTGGTGCAGGCCGAAGCTCTCGAGGCTGTTTCACCCTCGGCCGTCGTCTGGGAGATGGTCACCGAAGAGGGCGCGCAAAGGCTCGCGCAGAAAGCTGTGTCCAACCCAGAGGAGCTGAGCCGCATTCTGAAATGGGCTGAAAGTGGCTGGCCTCCGCTCAGCATGTATTATCCGGTGTTCGAGGCGTCAGGCGCGCCGGTTTACGGGGCCATGGTTCCGCGTGCTGCCGCGCGTGCCGCGATGGAACGCGGGGCCGCCACGGCGTTGGGTGCAGACGCGGCGCGTTATGGCCTGACGGTGCCTCTCTCGCCCGAAGAACAGGCCGCGCGCGAGGCCGACCAGTTGGCGGCGCATTGCGATGCGCTTCCGGCTGAAATTTTGCCCCAGATGGTTGCGATCCAGCGCCTGCGCGATGCTGTGCTGGCCCGTGCGGTTGTGCGTGCGATGGACGAAACCGGGGGTCCGGTTGCCGTGATCACCGGAAACGGTCATGTGCGAAAGGATCGGGGCATACCGACCTATCTTGCGCGCCTCAAGCCAGGTTGGAAAGTCGTGGCCGTCGGACAATCCGAAGATGGAGCGATCGAAGGAGAATTCGATATCGTGATTGACAGCCCTACAGCCGAGCGCGAAGACCCCTGTGCGGCCTTTCAGGTTCAGAATTAATCGCTGGAACTACCTGCGGGCCTTGCCTAATGTCGGGGCCGACCGGGACAGGAAGGGCTGAACATGCTGTCATCCAAACGCATTCTGCTGATTATCGGTGGCGGAATCGCGGCCTACAAGTCGCTGGACCTGATCCGCAGGTTGCGCGAGCGTGGCGCGGACGTGACCCCTGTAGTGACGCGCGCCGCGGAAGAGTTCGTGACGCCGCTGTCGGTATCCGCTCTGGCAGGCAAAAAAGGCTTTCGCGATCTGTTTGACCTCACCGATGAGGCCGAGATGGGGCATATTCAACTGTCCCGCTCTGCGGATCTGATCGTTGTGGCCCCCGCAACGGCGGATCTGATGGGCAAGATGGCCGCAGGGCTGGCCAACGATCTGGCCTCGACCCTTTTGATGGCCACGGACACGCCCGTTCTGTGTGCGCCCGCGATGAATGTGCGGATGTGGACCCACCCGGCAACACAGCGAAACCTGAAGCAGTTGCAGGCGGATGGCGTGCGCTTTGTGGGCCCGAACGAAGGCGACATGGCCTGTGGTGAATACGGCCCGGGGCGCATGTCCGAGCCGATGGAAATTGTAGCGGCAGTTGAGGCTCAGTTGTCTGCGGGGCCTTTGGCGGGCAGGCGAGTGCTGGTGACGTCCGGCCCGACGCATGAACCGATAGATCCGGTCCGGTATATAGCCAACCGGTCGTCCGGGGCTCAGGGTGCGGCCGTGGCGCGGGCGCTGGCGGAATTGGGGGCCGAGGTGACCTTTGTGACCGGCCCGGCAGATGTGCCGCCCCCGGCGGGCGTGCAGGTCGTACCTGTCGAAACCGCGCAACAGATGTCTGATGCGGTTGATGCGGCTCTGCCCGTCGATGCCGGAATATTCGCGGCGGCGGTCGCGGATTGGCGTGTCGCCAGCGCATCGGACAAGAAGCTGAAGAAAAGCCGCGATGGCCTGCCGGTACTGGAATTCGCCGAAAACCCGGACATTCTGAAACGTGTTTCCAGGATGGAAGCGAACCGTCCGCCGTTGGTTGTCGGTTTTGCGGCCGAGACCGACAATGTGGTCGAACACGCCACGGCCAAGCGCCTGCGCAAAGGCTGCGACTGGATCGTCGCCAACGATGTAAGCCCTGCAACAGGCATTATGGGCGGGTCAGAAAATGCGGTCATCCTGATTTCGGACAACGGGGCCGAGGAATGGCCCCGCATGGGCAAAGACGAAGTTGCCCGGCGTCTGGCGGCGAAAATTGCGGACGCGTTGGCAGGCTGAAGGAAAGGCAAGGGCATGGTTGCAATCCGGGTGATCCGCGAAGACGGGGCAGACCCCGCCGTGGCGCTTCCCTCTTACGAAACCTCGGGGGCGGCCGGCGCGGACGTGCGTGCCAATCTGCCCGGCGGCGCGCCGATTACGCTGGACCCTGGTCAGCGGGCGCTGGTGCCGACCGGCCTGCGTATTGAAATCCCGCAAGGGTATGAGGTTCAGGTTCGGCCCCGCTCGGGCCTTGCGTTGAAGCATGGGATTACACTGCCCAACACACCGGGCACCATCGACAGCGACTATCGTGGGCCATTGGGCGTGATCGTGATGAATGCGGGCCAGGAACGGTTCGAGATCGCACACGGAGATCGTATCGCGCAGCTTGTGGTCGCGCCGGTGGTGCAGGCCAGGTTTGAACTGGCTCAGGCGCTGGGCGAAACCGATCGCGGGGCTGGCGGTTTCGGCTCGACCGGGCGCGGCTGATGCTGTTGGTTTTCATCCTGGCTGCGGGGCTTTGGGGTGTCGGTTATATCGCCGGCACGTCGAAAAAAGCGCGCATGGTTTCCGTGAGTGTGCTGCTGGCCGGCGTCATACTGTCCCATCTGATCTTGCCGGATGGGCACCCTCTTCGCGAAGCAACCGGCGGGTCTGCGGCGCTGTGGCTGATCCTTGTGGGTTTCGTGGCGCTGGCTTTGCTGTATGGCAGAGTACTCAAAGCCTTGCGCAACCGTGCAGTTTCATCTGCGGACCCGGAGCCCAATATGCCCTCGGACCGATTTACCGAGACCGAGCTGGATCGCTATGCCCGCCACATCGTTTTGCGTGAACTGGGTGGACCTGGTCAGAAAAAGCTAAAGAAAGCCCGCGTTCTGGTGATCGGCGCTGGTGGTCTGGGTGCCCCTGCGCTGCAATATCTGGCGGCTGCGGGTGTCGGCACGATTGGTATCATCGACGATGACGTCGTCGAGAATGCCAACCTGCAACGGCAGGTCATTCACCGCGACGCGGATATTGGAATGCCCAAGGTCTTTTCGGCCCAGCAGGCGATGGAGGCGCAGAACCCGAACGTCGTTGTTCTGCCCTACCACCGCCGTTTGAGCGAGGAAATCGCCACCGATCTGTTTGCAGAGTTCGATCTGATCCTTGACGGGACCGACAATTTCGAGACCCGGTATCTGGCCAACCGAACCGCCGTCGCGCTGGGCAAACCGCTGATATCGGGGGCTTTGTCACAGTGGGAAGGTCAACTGAGTGTGTTTGACCCGGCCAATGGCAGCCCCTGCTATCAGTGTATCTTCCCAGAGGCCCCGGCCCCCGGTCTGGCCCCTTCCTGTTCCGAGGCCGGAGTGATCGGCCCGCTGCCGGGCGTGGTTGGGTCGATGATGGCGGTCGAGGCGATCAAGGTAATAACGGGCGCCGGCATGGCGCTGCGCGGCGAGATGCTGATCTATGACGCACTGTACGGCGAAAGCCGCAAGATTGCTCTGACCCGCCGGGACGATTGCCCTGTTTGTGGCATGAGAAACGATTAACCTTTCTTCACATGGGTTGGGTGTTCTGGAACACCCGGCCATGGCGACATAGCTATGGGATCAAAGGAGATCCGCATGACCAACCCGATCCTGTCCAATTGGACCACACCGTTTGAAATCGCCCCTTTTTCCGATATCTCGGATGATGATTTCTCGCCCGCACTGGAGCAGGCGATGAAAGAGCATAACGCCGAGATTGATGCGATAGCTGCAAATCCGGATACCCCCACATTCGCCAACACGATCGAGGCGCTCGAGGCCGCGGGTGGGCAACTGGACAAGGTCCTGTCGGTGTTCTTCACGATTGCGGGCGCGGACAGCAACCCAAAGCGGGAAGAACTGCAACGCGCGTTTTCCCCCAGGCTTTCAGCGCACTTTTCGGGCATTTCTTCAAACAAATCGCTGTTCAAGCGTGTTGCCGACCTATGGGCACGGCGCGATGATCTTGACCTGACCGAGGAGCAGGCGCGTGTTCTGATGTTGACCCACCGGGGTTTTGTGCGTGCCGGCGCGGCCTTGGAGGGGGACGAAGACGCCCGTATGCAAGAGATCAAGTCGCGCCTCGCGTCGCTGGGCACGGCGTTTACCCAGAACCTGCTGGCGGATGAGCGGGACTGGTTCATGGATCTGACCGAAGAGGATCTGAACGGCCTGCCGGATTTCGTCGTGGACGCGGCACGTGC contains:
- a CDS encoding penicillin-binding protein activator, producing the protein MFTVCKPVSKLAKAAIALTTAAFLAACEPGGVGGGPSIDTSNPVPVALLVPRSGDAALAQSLENAARMAMSDLPNVKIDLRVYDTAGNPTTATAVAQQAVAEGAKIIVGPVYAQAANAAGLAVLNKNVNVLSFSNNTSIAGGNVFVLGPTFENTANRLVSFAGRQGKANMVIVHSNDAAGQVGQSAIANALANSRVNNAGTVGYDRSQQGVINSVPTIKATVDSTGADSIFMTATTAGALPLFSQLLPEAGVSPATTQFIGLTRWDIPPQTLELPGVQGGWFALPDPSKAQAYRQRYNATYGEAPHPISGLAYDGIAAIGALVSQGKSNALTGAALTQNAGFQGVGGIFRLRPNGTNERGLAVATIQNKQVVVIDPAPQSFSGAGF
- the rsmI gene encoding 16S rRNA (cytidine(1402)-2'-O)-methyltransferase, encoding MNFQKIRLAAGLYFVATPIGAARDITLRALDVLASADVIAAEDTRSLRRLMEIHGIPLEGRHIQAYHDHSGAGARGRLMDALAQGQSVAYASEAGMPLIADPGYDLGKQAAEAGHMVTCAPGASAAITALTLAGLPTDSFFFAGFLPNASGARRTRIEALKNIPGTLVFYESPKRVSASLADLAECLGADRQAALCRELTKKFEEIRRGSLADLATDIQEKPVKGEIVLLVDRSHSQSVNEADVEEALKRALETHSVRDAADLVSEMYDLPRRPIYQKALKLGKG
- a CDS encoding YraN family protein — encoded protein: MGRRAIQGLVSHQAGQSAELRVATDYERRGFAIAHRRWRGAGGEIDLIARDGDGLVFIEVKKSSSFEKAAARISQRQIDRICASAAQYLENEPGGQLTDVRFDAALVDGTGAVQIIENAFGHA
- the gshB gene encoding glutathione synthase, whose translation is MKIAFQMDPIGAVDINADSSFRLAEEAQARGHSLFFYGPDQLAYQEGRITARGHDMTVQRVAGDPAVLSPEREVDLADFDVVWLRQDPPFDMHYITSTHLLDRLKGQTLVVNDPFWVRNYPEKLLVLDFPDLTPPTTIARDIKTIKAFKEKHGDIILKPLYGNGGAGVFRLDANDRNLTSLHELFTGFSREPLIVQKFLPDVSNGDKRVILVDGEPVGAINRVPAAGETRSNMHVGGRPEKIGMSQRDLEICAAIGPLLKEKGQIFVGIDIIGDYLTEINVTSPTGIQELERFDGVNIAEKIWQAIEAKV
- a CDS encoding YifB family Mg chelatase-like AAA ATPase; the encoded protein is MVARAHTVAFQGVEARPVEVQCAVSPGLPAFSIVGLPDKAVSEARDRVRSALSAMAIALPSKRITINLSPADLPKEGSHFDLPIAVALLSALEIIPADAAEGTVALGELSLDGSLVPVVGALPAAMTAASEDRMLLCPKASSAEAAWVDATQVIGADSLGDVVRHFSGQSPLPAAQPGEVNLTPSMRDLRDVKGQERAKRALEIAAAGRHHLIMIGTPGSGKSMLAARLPGILPPLTAVEALETSMIQSLCGLLDEGGINRTRPFREPHHTASMAAIVGGGKGAKPGEISLAHNGVLFMDEFPEFPRTVLETLRQPIESGEVMVARANAHVKYPCRFMLVAAANPCKCGYLTDPSRACSRAPGCGEDYLNRISGPLMDRFDLRIEVPPVGFTDLDLPPSGDSSATVAARVENARALQAERFRGMPNLRQNSDAEGKVLEQIATPDAEGKAVLLKAADQFGLSARAFHRILRVARTIADLDGSADIRRPHVAEALSFRISARVMA
- a CDS encoding glutathione S-transferase, yielding MTYDLYIGDRLFSSWSMRGWLMLEKFNLPHRSHMIGLYSGTMTQDMAPLAPARLVPALRLPDGTVVGESLAMAETLAERHPDAGLWPSDPAARATARWLCAEMVAGFGALRGECPMQLLHVWQSFDPSDETLADLARIETLWDHARAVSGAQQGPLFGTYSLADVFYTPVAARIIGYGLPVSRANRTYCLDLLSDPAVRQWRAMGLTVRYDPFPYRQDLPSKPWPIGGVSTAKPVSGPSINQVCPYSGKPVVEFLELDGKCWGFCNPFCRDKTVADPDAWPKFAALRATVNDS
- a CDS encoding histidine phosphatase family protein; translated protein: MTRLHLVRHGPTHAKTMVGWSDLPADLSDTAALNRLHDHLPPEALVISSDLSRAVDTATAIQGQRQRLPHHPGLREIHFGRWELRGFAEIEAEDPELAFAYWDNPGDVRPPQGESWNEVRNRVDAAIDTLVSAHSGRDLVIVAHFGVILTQVQRALDLDGQQTFSHRVDNLSVTDILIDAGRWSVGTINHLP
- the cobU gene encoding bifunctional adenosylcobinamide kinase/adenosylcobinamide-phosphate guanylyltransferase; the encoded protein is MSPDLTLVLGGAASGKSVFAEELVVSRGKSQVYLATSQVFDDEMRQKVERHLAQRGDGWTTIEEPFDPGPVLATLSPDQICLIDCATMWLSNHLLAETDLEAAQTALLEALRACPAQIVMVSNEVGYGIVPDNALARRFREAQGRLNIALAAQADLVVQITAGLPLVLKGQLP
- a CDS encoding RNA polymerase factor sigma-32, translating into MALDNATDFSMSRQAMKAELLDAETELKLAYAWRDERDEKALHRLITAYMRLAISMAAKFKRYGAPMNDLIQEAGLGLMKAADKFDPDRGVRFSTYAVWWIKASIQDYVMRNWSMVRTGSTSSQKSLFFNMRRVQARLEREAATEGQELDRHQLHQMIATEIGVPLRDVEMMEGRLSGSDFSLNAVQSADEDGREWIDALEDDREQAAEAVEHSHDTEQLRKWLLTAMSALNDRERFIVRERKLRDPARTLESLGTELGLSKERVRQLEAAAFAKMRKNLEAQSREVQHFLA
- a CDS encoding ChaN family lipoprotein; its protein translation is MKQFAILACVLGLTVATTRPGLAERLVPADAMSVMRDADVVILGEVHDNPTHHLVQAEALEAVSPSAVVWEMVTEEGAQRLAQKAVSNPEELSRILKWAESGWPPLSMYYPVFEASGAPVYGAMVPRAAARAAMERGAATALGADAARYGLTVPLSPEEQAAREADQLAAHCDALPAEILPQMVAIQRLRDAVLARAVVRAMDETGGPVAVITGNGHVRKDRGIPTYLARLKPGWKVVAVGQSEDGAIEGEFDIVIDSPTAEREDPCAAFQVQN